One Arthrobacter sp. StoSoilB19 DNA window includes the following coding sequences:
- a CDS encoding LacI family DNA-binding transcriptional regulator, protein MTPRTPSPRDRRATILDVAAAAGVSRQTVTRAMNDMAGISAETRARVQKLAAEMGYSPSRFAKGLVQGARISVGLAIPDLTNPYFPAFASSVVEAATERGWNVVVDDYGHGTGSAVDAAARLAPQVDALIGYLAPHQDEAQALMGRRPVVALDSPDAGTAGSISFDYRHAARLALRHLASLGCRSILFLDSDQGGPAGSRSAAAAAVAAEAGIQLARLQAQPSAAAARSAVALHLAGGGSPDGILAFNDLMAAGALKALRESGTSVPNECAVIGMDGIPLGELLTPELTTLALDLRAVGRAAVGLLDGLLTGAIQDRTPGAHLTLQHQLVLRQSA, encoded by the coding sequence ATGACCCCCCGAACGCCCAGTCCCAGGGACCGGCGTGCAACCATCCTGGATGTGGCAGCCGCTGCAGGCGTATCGCGCCAAACCGTCACCCGGGCCATGAATGACATGGCAGGCATCAGCGCGGAAACCCGCGCCCGGGTCCAAAAGCTCGCAGCAGAAATGGGCTACAGCCCCAGCCGCTTCGCCAAGGGCCTTGTGCAGGGCGCGCGGATCTCTGTTGGCCTCGCCATCCCGGACCTGACCAACCCCTATTTCCCGGCCTTTGCCTCAAGCGTGGTGGAGGCCGCCACGGAGCGCGGCTGGAACGTGGTGGTGGACGACTACGGCCACGGGACCGGCAGCGCCGTTGACGCCGCCGCGCGGCTTGCGCCCCAGGTGGATGCACTGATCGGATACCTTGCACCCCACCAGGACGAGGCGCAGGCGCTGATGGGCCGCCGTCCCGTCGTCGCCCTTGACTCCCCGGACGCCGGCACCGCCGGCAGCATCTCCTTTGACTACCGTCACGCTGCCAGGCTCGCCCTCCGCCATCTCGCATCCCTCGGGTGCCGGAGCATCCTCTTCCTGGACTCGGACCAGGGCGGCCCCGCCGGCAGCCGGAGCGCGGCCGCCGCCGCGGTGGCAGCGGAGGCAGGCATCCAGCTCGCCCGCCTCCAGGCACAGCCATCGGCGGCCGCGGCACGGTCGGCGGTGGCCCTCCATCTGGCCGGAGGCGGGAGCCCCGATGGCATCCTCGCCTTCAACGACCTGATGGCAGCCGGCGCCTTGAAGGCACTGCGGGAGTCAGGCACCTCCGTCCCCAATGAGTGTGCCGTCATCGGCATGGACGGGATACCGCTGGGGGAACTGCTCACACCTGAGCTGACCACCCTCGCACTGGACCTGCGCGCCGTGGGCCGCGCCGCCGTCGGACTCCTGGATGGTTTACTCACAGGTGCCATCCAGGACCGCACCCCAGGCGCCCACCTGACCCTGCAGCACCAACTGGTCCTCCGGCAATCAGCCTGA
- the rpsN gene encoding 30S ribosomal protein S14 — MAKKSKIARNEQRKVIVERYAAKRLELKKTLVDENATDEAREAARLGLQKLPRNASPIRLRNRDIIDGRPRGTFQKFGISRVRFRDMAHKGELPGITKSSW, encoded by the coding sequence ATGGCTAAGAAGTCCAAGATTGCTCGCAACGAGCAGCGCAAGGTCATCGTTGAGCGTTACGCTGCAAAGCGCCTCGAGCTGAAGAAGACCCTGGTTGACGAGAACGCAACCGACGAAGCACGCGAAGCAGCCCGCCTGGGCCTGCAGAAGCTGCCCCGCAACGCGTCCCCGATCCGTCTGCGTAACCGCGACATCATCGACGGCCGCCCCCGCGGTACCTTCCAGAAGTTCGGCATCTCCCGTGTCCGCTTCCGCGACATGGCCCACAAGGGCGAACTCCCGGGCATCACCAAGTCTTCCTGGTAA
- the rpmG gene encoding 50S ribosomal protein L33, with translation MAKDKDVRPIIKLKSTAGTGYTYVTRKNRRNDPDRMVLKKYDPKIRQHVEFREER, from the coding sequence GTGGCTAAGGACAAGGACGTACGTCCGATCATCAAGCTCAAGTCGACCGCGGGTACGGGTTACACCTACGTAACCCGCAAGAACCGTCGTAACGATCCGGACCGCATGGTCCTGAAGAAGTACGACCCCAAGATCCGCCAGCACGTCGAATTCCGAGAGGAGCGCTAA
- the rpmB gene encoding 50S ribosomal protein L28 yields MAAHCQVTGAEPGFGHSISHSHRRNKRRFDPNIQKKRYWVPSLRRNVTLQVSARGIKTIDVRGIDVVVAQILARGVKL; encoded by the coding sequence ATGGCAGCACACTGCCAAGTGACCGGGGCCGAGCCGGGCTTTGGGCACAGCATTTCGCACTCGCACCGCCGCAACAAGCGTCGGTTCGATCCGAACATCCAGAAGAAGCGCTACTGGGTTCCGTCCCTGCGCCGTAACGTCACGCTGCAGGTCTCTGCACGTGGCATCAAGACCATCGACGTACGCGGCATCGACGTAGTCGTCGCCCAGATCCTGGCTCGTGGGGTGAAGCTCTAG
- a CDS encoding ferredoxin reductase family protein, producing the protein MNTQLLPASPAASSSGRPEPSSPSAKRPARGWFARQYRQRMLRTDLLTLIAWASVAAAIALWLADGGATAITSPASLFTAAGIVAGLAGMDLVLLMLLLAARIPFIDRTIGHDRALEFHGKLGKPSLYLLLAHGLLVAAGYGMAEGLDPFTESVNLWVQVPDMWLAFVSMALFIAVVVTSLVAVRRRFPYEFWYVVHLLTYAAVATSLPHQFSVGGLFAAGTWQRWYWLAICIYTGAALVYFRVLEPVLATARHQLSVARVEAVAPGVVNIVMNGRKLDQLAGTGGRFFIWRFLAPGLWWHPHPFSLSAEPVFQGPDGQGTLRVTVRNLGSGSAQLLRLRKGTKVALEGPYGLLSTAARTRNKVVMIGAGIGITPLRALLETTPFAPGEATVLLRGHTDQELYLGSEILDLCQARGVRLFHLTGPRAHGHSTWLPGDAVRNGYSLTSYVPDIADADVYVCGPAAWAANVMADAGKAGVSGEQIHHERFDW; encoded by the coding sequence ATGAACACGCAGCTCCTGCCGGCATCTCCGGCCGCAAGCAGCTCCGGCCGCCCGGAGCCTTCATCACCTTCAGCGAAGAGGCCCGCCCGTGGCTGGTTTGCCCGACAGTACCGGCAGCGCATGCTGCGGACGGACCTCCTGACGCTCATTGCCTGGGCCTCCGTTGCCGCCGCAATTGCCCTCTGGCTTGCCGACGGCGGGGCCACCGCGATCACGTCGCCGGCGTCCCTGTTCACGGCGGCGGGCATCGTGGCCGGGCTGGCGGGCATGGACCTTGTCCTGCTCATGCTGCTGCTGGCCGCGAGGATTCCCTTCATTGACCGCACCATCGGCCACGACCGCGCGCTGGAGTTCCACGGGAAGCTGGGAAAGCCTTCGCTGTACCTGCTTCTGGCACACGGCCTCCTGGTCGCGGCTGGGTACGGCATGGCTGAAGGACTGGATCCGTTCACCGAGTCCGTCAACCTTTGGGTGCAGGTGCCGGACATGTGGCTGGCGTTTGTCTCCATGGCGCTGTTCATCGCGGTCGTCGTCACGTCCCTGGTGGCTGTGCGGCGTCGTTTCCCGTACGAGTTCTGGTATGTGGTGCACCTCCTGACCTACGCCGCGGTGGCAACGTCGCTGCCCCACCAGTTCAGCGTGGGAGGCCTCTTTGCGGCAGGCACATGGCAGCGCTGGTACTGGCTGGCCATTTGCATCTACACCGGCGCTGCCCTGGTGTATTTCCGGGTACTGGAACCGGTACTGGCCACGGCGCGGCACCAACTGTCGGTGGCCCGCGTGGAGGCCGTGGCGCCGGGCGTGGTGAACATCGTCATGAATGGCCGGAAACTGGACCAGCTGGCGGGCACGGGCGGACGGTTCTTCATCTGGCGCTTCCTGGCTCCGGGACTGTGGTGGCATCCCCACCCGTTCAGCCTGTCCGCCGAACCCGTCTTCCAGGGCCCGGACGGCCAGGGGACGCTGCGGGTCACCGTACGGAACCTTGGCAGCGGCTCCGCCCAGCTCCTGCGGCTGCGGAAGGGGACCAAGGTGGCGCTGGAGGGTCCCTACGGACTGCTCAGCACGGCTGCCAGGACCAGGAACAAGGTGGTGATGATCGGGGCCGGCATCGGCATCACACCCCTGCGCGCACTGCTGGAAACCACGCCGTTTGCTCCCGGCGAGGCGACAGTCCTGCTCCGCGGCCACACCGACCAGGAGCTGTACCTGGGCAGCGAAATCCTCGACCTCTGCCAAGCCAGGGGGGTCCGGCTCTTCCACCTCACCGGGCCGAGGGCCCACGGCCACTCCACCTGGCTTCCCGGGGACGCCGTGCGGAACGGCTACAGCCTCACCTCCTACGTGCCCGACATCGCGGATGCGGACGTCTACGTCTGCGGCCCGGCGGCGTGGGCGGCCAACGTCATGGCGGATGCCGGGAAAGCCGGCGTCTCCGGGGAACAGATCCATCACGAAAGGTTTGACTGGTGA
- a CDS encoding FMN-binding protein, which yields MKIRGTVAAALASAGILLAGWQTGTQAGGISTVASSTTATGTTGSTGTGTSGSSGTSASGTYKGTAVQTRFGPVQVQITVANGKITDITALQLTNTDGKSIQISNRAAPLLRSKVLAAQSADVQTVSGATITSDAYLTSVQAAIDAAHL from the coding sequence GTGAAAATACGCGGAACAGTTGCAGCGGCCCTGGCCTCCGCCGGGATCCTCCTGGCGGGATGGCAAACAGGCACCCAGGCAGGCGGCATCAGCACCGTCGCATCAAGCACGACGGCGACAGGCACCACGGGCTCGACGGGTACGGGTACGTCCGGCTCTTCGGGCACCTCGGCTTCCGGCACCTATAAGGGAACCGCCGTGCAGACCCGGTTCGGTCCCGTGCAGGTCCAGATCACGGTGGCCAACGGGAAGATCACGGATATCACCGCCCTCCAGCTCACCAACACCGATGGCAAATCCATCCAGATCAGCAACCGCGCGGCACCCCTGCTCCGGAGCAAGGTCCTCGCGGCGCAGTCGGCGGATGTCCAGACCGTCAGCGGCGCCACCATTACCAGCGACGCGTACCTGACCTCAGTCCAGGCGGCCATCGATGCAGCCCACCTCTAG
- a CDS encoding FAD:protein FMN transferase encodes MQPTSSPLDAATPAAMLKARTFECMGTVIGLTLPVSSPAEGQPGLDELAAATAVVERLFRDLDEQFSLYRPDSEAARLARGELMLRGASARMRERYAEAHEWRLRTEGAFTPERPDGVLDLSGIIKGHAIREVGTSLQALGRHDWCLNAGGDVLVSGSPCPGSAEPWKAGIVDPADRQTLITGYALGAGSRHSAIATSGSAERGEHIWRVGRGAGFVQVTVAAADIVTADVLATAIVAGGTQMLNRATDIWDVAVLAIRADGSMLATPAFHPA; translated from the coding sequence ATGCAGCCCACCTCTAGCCCCCTGGACGCCGCAACCCCCGCCGCCATGCTGAAGGCCCGCACCTTTGAATGCATGGGCACGGTCATCGGGCTGACGCTGCCCGTCAGCTCCCCTGCGGAAGGGCAGCCTGGGCTCGATGAGCTGGCTGCCGCCACCGCCGTCGTCGAACGCCTTTTCCGCGACCTGGACGAACAATTCAGCCTCTACCGCCCGGATTCGGAAGCGGCCAGGCTGGCCCGCGGCGAGCTGATGCTGCGGGGCGCCTCAGCCCGGATGCGAGAGCGGTACGCCGAGGCGCACGAATGGCGGCTGCGCACGGAGGGCGCCTTCACCCCGGAACGGCCTGACGGCGTCCTGGACCTGTCCGGGATCATCAAGGGTCATGCCATCCGCGAGGTGGGCACGTCGCTCCAGGCCCTGGGCCGGCACGATTGGTGCCTGAATGCCGGGGGCGACGTGTTGGTCAGCGGCTCACCATGCCCCGGCAGCGCCGAGCCCTGGAAAGCCGGCATCGTGGATCCGGCGGACCGCCAAACCCTGATTACCGGCTACGCACTGGGCGCGGGCAGCCGGCACAGTGCGATCGCCACCTCCGGCTCCGCTGAACGCGGTGAGCACATTTGGCGGGTGGGACGCGGCGCCGGGTTTGTCCAGGTCACCGTGGCCGCCGCGGACATTGTCACCGCCGACGTGCTGGCCACGGCGATCGTCGCCGGCGGAACACAGATGCTGAACCGCGCCACGGACATCTGGGATGTTGCCGTGCTGGCGATCCGCGCTGACGGCTCCATGCTGGCGACTCCGGCCTTCCATCCCGCCTGA
- a CDS encoding SGNH/GDSL hydrolase family protein — protein sequence MDFTSRFVALGDSFTEGVGDDDPTRPNGVRGWADRVAEQLCAADPDFGYANLAIRGRKLRQIVAEQVDAAVELKPTLVSIYAGANDILRPRVDIDDLLVEYNDAVGKLAATGATVVMFTGFDARGSKVFGTMRGRTAIYNELVRGIAGDHGALLVDYWRFSEYYDWGMWAHDRMHMSAAGHANMAKRVLEVLKYDHSIDVPPMTPVPELSGADALRANARWFREYAAPWVVRRVTGKSSGDNLQPKYAQLTRL from the coding sequence ATGGATTTCACTTCCCGGTTCGTGGCCCTTGGCGACTCGTTTACCGAAGGCGTCGGTGACGACGACCCCACCCGCCCCAACGGGGTCCGCGGCTGGGCGGACCGGGTGGCGGAGCAGCTCTGCGCCGCTGATCCGGATTTCGGCTACGCCAACCTGGCCATCCGCGGCAGGAAGCTTCGGCAGATCGTGGCCGAGCAGGTGGACGCCGCCGTCGAACTCAAACCCACGCTGGTGAGCATCTACGCCGGGGCCAATGACATCCTCCGCCCGCGCGTGGACATCGATGACCTCCTGGTGGAGTACAACGACGCCGTCGGGAAGCTGGCGGCCACCGGCGCCACTGTGGTGATGTTCACGGGTTTCGATGCCCGGGGTTCAAAGGTGTTCGGCACCATGCGCGGCCGCACCGCCATCTACAACGAACTGGTCCGCGGAATCGCAGGGGACCACGGCGCCCTGCTGGTGGATTACTGGCGCTTCAGCGAGTACTACGACTGGGGCATGTGGGCCCACGACCGGATGCACATGTCCGCCGCCGGCCACGCCAACATGGCCAAGCGCGTCCTCGAGGTCCTCAAGTACGACCATTCCATCGACGTCCCGCCGATGACCCCTGTTCCGGAGTTGAGCGGCGCCGACGCCCTCCGCGCCAACGCCCGGTGGTTCCGCGAGTACGCCGCGCCGTGGGTGGTCCGGCGCGTCACCGGCAAGTCGTCCGGCGACAACCTGCAGCCCAAGTACGCCCAGCTCACCCGGCTGTAG
- a CDS encoding MarR family transcriptional regulator, giving the protein MTEPRWLNADERRAWLALVSINTLLPAALDTRLHAAGKLSLFDYTVLAMLSEADDRFLPMSELAARSSASLSRLSHVVTKLQKRGWVERRPHPHDARVTTAHLTEEGMATIVGLAPGHVEDVRDLFLDALTGQDVLDLARIGEKVVGRLDKDHWILRETQPDQAT; this is encoded by the coding sequence ATGACCGAACCCCGCTGGCTCAACGCTGACGAACGCCGCGCCTGGCTGGCGCTGGTGAGCATCAATACGCTGCTGCCGGCGGCCCTCGACACCAGGCTGCATGCGGCCGGGAAGCTGTCGCTCTTCGACTACACGGTCCTTGCCATGCTGTCCGAGGCAGACGACCGGTTCCTGCCCATGAGTGAGCTCGCCGCCCGCAGCAGCGCTTCACTGTCCCGGCTTTCGCATGTGGTGACCAAGCTGCAGAAGCGCGGCTGGGTGGAGCGGCGTCCCCACCCCCATGACGCAAGGGTGACCACCGCGCACCTCACGGAGGAAGGCATGGCCACCATCGTTGGGCTGGCCCCGGGCCATGTTGAGGACGTCCGCGACCTGTTCCTCGATGCCCTGACCGGGCAGGATGTGCTGGACCTGGCGCGGATCGGCGAGAAAGTGGTGGGACGCCTGGACAAGGACCACTGGATCCTGCGCGAAACCCAGCCTGACCAAGCGACATAA
- a CDS encoding YciI family protein: MYVVSLTYRVPQEIVDFHNDAHIAWLQKAFDDGVFIAAGRKIPRTGGLLLSQAERETLDASLAQDPFYINGVADFEVLEFHAGRVAPGFENLLDTPPAQTT, from the coding sequence ATGTATGTTGTCTCCCTCACCTACCGCGTGCCGCAGGAGATCGTCGACTTCCACAACGACGCCCACATCGCCTGGCTGCAAAAGGCGTTCGACGACGGCGTCTTCATTGCCGCCGGCCGCAAGATTCCCCGCACTGGAGGGCTGCTGCTCTCGCAGGCTGAACGGGAAACCCTTGACGCGAGCCTTGCGCAGGACCCGTTCTACATCAACGGCGTGGCCGACTTCGAGGTGCTGGAGTTCCACGCCGGCCGGGTGGCCCCGGGGTTCGAAAACCTGTTGGACACCCCGCCCGCGCAAACCACCTGA
- a CDS encoding SGNH/GDSL hydrolase family protein — translation MVTGSLLPDSGRRVFVALGDSFTEGVGDRDERLPNGVRGWADRVAEKLAKAQPGWKYANLAIRSKRLRHIIDEQLEPALRMRPTLVTLYAGGNDILDLKTDMPALMADYEQLVAQLAGTGATVVLFTGFDVKVSALLEPLKKRNAYYNQRVRDIAEKYGAVLVDYWCLDAFHDARMWDSDRLHMSKAGHKYLAGQVLDQLGVPHKIKPRDWEPPPRLGLREWERRQRRWVHDWVLPLFGRKLRGVTLGDRLSPRWPKPVKVPRKGGLKKLAAEGYDGGSPP, via the coding sequence GTGGTGACTGGATCCTTGCTTCCTGACTCCGGGCGGCGGGTGTTTGTGGCCCTTGGCGACTCCTTCACCGAAGGCGTGGGGGACCGGGATGAGCGGCTGCCCAACGGGGTGCGGGGGTGGGCCGACAGGGTTGCCGAGAAGCTCGCCAAGGCGCAGCCGGGGTGGAAGTACGCCAACCTGGCCATCAGGAGCAAGCGGCTGCGGCACATCATCGACGAGCAGCTGGAGCCGGCACTGCGGATGCGGCCAACACTGGTGACCTTGTACGCTGGCGGTAACGACATCCTGGACCTGAAGACCGATATGCCCGCGCTCATGGCGGACTATGAACAGCTTGTTGCCCAGCTCGCCGGCACGGGGGCCACAGTGGTCCTCTTCACGGGGTTCGACGTCAAGGTTTCCGCGCTCCTGGAGCCGTTGAAGAAACGCAACGCCTACTACAACCAGCGGGTGCGGGACATCGCGGAAAAGTACGGGGCCGTGCTGGTGGACTACTGGTGCCTGGATGCCTTCCACGACGCCAGGATGTGGGACTCTGACCGGCTCCACATGTCCAAGGCCGGGCACAAATACCTGGCCGGGCAGGTGCTGGACCAGCTGGGCGTGCCGCACAAGATCAAACCCCGGGACTGGGAGCCACCACCAAGGTTGGGCCTGCGCGAATGGGAACGGCGCCAGCGGCGCTGGGTCCATGACTGGGTCCTGCCGCTCTTTGGCCGCAAGCTCCGCGGGGTGACGCTGGGGGACAGGCTCAGCCCGCGCTGGCCCAAGCCTGTGAAGGTGCCGCGGAAAGGTGGCCTGAAGAAGCTCGCCGCAGAAGGGTACGACGGCGGCAGCCCACCCTAG
- a CDS encoding DNRLRE domain-containing protein: MLASLAVVGSVANAVGALTFAPTADSYVQADRPTENFGTSVRWSTEGRTSISRSSLLRFNVQVPAGEHVVSAKLRAYSEAAATSTEFVDVYTTGGTWAETGVTWNNAPARGSWLAKTGGFATGAWVEWDVTKGVGAAGGEQNFRLESSAQKWLGFKSNQALDAALRPKLVVTTAADAVVTSPAPTPTPTPTSTPAPAPVDAGGVQAAATQNWGAPVAGDEFNYTGAPDATKWSVYNSAGHAGQGIRSPQQVTVDGSKMVMSGTPDGTTAGMSAKFAKQKYGRWEVRAAGSGDNEYHMVSILWPDSGNWPCDGEVDYAETTGAWNVINFFQHFSCSNSQTRASKTLDVTQFHNYAVDWSPAGMVGYVDGVKWFEDTDPTHQPPGSMHQTLQLDWFPDSTADGAAEMRVDWIRVYPAAGGTSPTPTPTPTPTPTPVPTTPPAGDSFEFAAVGDMNPSGNTSTSSASGKNAASIISGLNDGSLDNFLAIGDFQYDKGTCSALGAWNTLWGGLKAKTYWTTGPNHDVEPGVNDDVDRFMDGQCVNTTKSATSTTLGRFQDALEWYSFDKGNWHILVAPTATWRYNVARAQAMTAEMDADLKAAKAAGKHLAAVYHDPYFTSDTSSHTRFTQAKPWIDMFWNNRVKVLLSGSQHNYERTCPVNNADQCVPDGMQQFQVSTGGIGLRSFASNPAYVQRKFSDTWGHLRMSLKADGSYTWEFRPVYGGMQTDSGSRTP, from the coding sequence ATGCTCGCCTCACTTGCCGTAGTGGGCAGCGTGGCGAACGCGGTGGGAGCGCTGACATTCGCGCCGACCGCCGACAGTTATGTCCAGGCCGACCGGCCAACGGAGAACTTCGGGACCAGTGTGCGTTGGTCCACGGAGGGCCGGACAAGCATCTCGCGGAGCAGTCTCCTGCGGTTCAACGTCCAGGTCCCCGCCGGGGAACACGTCGTCTCGGCAAAGCTGCGGGCATATTCTGAGGCGGCGGCAACGTCGACCGAGTTTGTGGACGTTTACACCACCGGCGGCACATGGGCCGAAACGGGCGTCACCTGGAACAACGCACCGGCCCGCGGGAGTTGGCTGGCCAAGACCGGCGGGTTCGCCACGGGGGCCTGGGTGGAATGGGACGTTACCAAGGGCGTCGGCGCCGCCGGCGGCGAGCAGAACTTCCGGCTCGAATCCAGCGCGCAGAAATGGCTGGGCTTCAAATCGAACCAGGCCCTGGACGCGGCACTCCGCCCAAAGCTGGTGGTCACCACCGCCGCTGACGCCGTGGTGACAAGCCCCGCCCCGACGCCAACCCCCACCCCTACCTCCACCCCTGCGCCCGCTCCCGTTGATGCGGGCGGAGTCCAGGCTGCTGCCACGCAGAACTGGGGCGCACCTGTGGCCGGGGACGAGTTCAACTACACCGGAGCCCCGGACGCTACCAAATGGAGCGTGTACAACAGCGCAGGGCACGCCGGCCAAGGCATCCGCAGCCCGCAGCAGGTAACAGTGGACGGTTCCAAGATGGTCATGAGCGGGACCCCGGACGGGACCACTGCCGGGATGTCCGCGAAGTTCGCCAAACAAAAGTACGGGCGGTGGGAAGTCCGCGCCGCCGGGTCGGGCGACAATGAGTACCATATGGTTTCGATCCTGTGGCCGGACAGCGGAAACTGGCCTTGCGACGGCGAAGTGGATTACGCGGAAACAACGGGCGCCTGGAACGTGATCAACTTCTTCCAGCACTTCTCCTGCAGCAACTCCCAGACCAGGGCCAGCAAGACGCTGGACGTGACCCAGTTCCACAACTACGCAGTGGACTGGTCCCCCGCCGGGATGGTCGGATACGTGGATGGCGTGAAGTGGTTCGAGGACACCGACCCCACCCACCAGCCTCCGGGCAGTATGCACCAGACGCTGCAACTGGACTGGTTCCCTGATTCCACTGCTGACGGTGCTGCGGAAATGCGCGTGGACTGGATACGTGTCTACCCGGCCGCCGGCGGGACGAGCCCCACCCCGACTCCAACCCCCACCCCGACTCCAACCCCGGTGCCTACCACGCCGCCGGCGGGTGATTCCTTCGAGTTCGCCGCTGTTGGCGACATGAACCCGTCAGGAAATACGTCCACGAGTTCGGCGTCCGGCAAGAACGCCGCCAGCATCATCAGCGGCCTCAACGACGGTTCGTTGGATAATTTCCTTGCCATCGGCGACTTCCAGTACGACAAGGGGACCTGCTCGGCGCTTGGAGCGTGGAACACGCTGTGGGGCGGGTTGAAAGCCAAGACGTACTGGACCACGGGCCCCAACCACGATGTGGAGCCGGGTGTGAACGATGACGTGGACCGGTTCATGGACGGCCAGTGCGTCAACACCACCAAGTCCGCTACCAGCACCACTCTGGGCCGGTTCCAGGATGCGCTGGAGTGGTATTCGTTCGATAAGGGGAACTGGCATATCCTGGTGGCGCCCACGGCCACATGGCGCTACAACGTGGCCCGGGCGCAGGCGATGACCGCCGAAATGGACGCTGACCTGAAGGCGGCCAAGGCCGCGGGGAAGCATCTGGCGGCCGTCTACCACGACCCGTATTTCACGTCCGACACATCCAGCCACACGCGCTTCACCCAGGCGAAGCCCTGGATCGACATGTTCTGGAACAACCGGGTGAAAGTCCTGCTGTCCGGGTCCCAGCACAACTATGAGCGGACCTGCCCGGTGAACAACGCCGACCAATGCGTCCCCGACGGCATGCAGCAGTTCCAGGTGTCCACCGGCGGTATCGGCCTCCGATCGTTCGCGAGCAACCCGGCCTACGTCCAGCGGAAGTTCAGTGATACCTGGGGCCACCTGAGGATGAGCCTGAAAGCGGACGGCTCCTACACCTGGGAGTTCCGTCCGGTTTACGGAGGAATGCAGACGGACAGCGGGTCCCGGACGCCATAA
- a CDS encoding siderophore-interacting protein — MSLAFEVTVSSVQQLSPTFRRITFGGYALRDFGVQGHTLDLRIKLLIPSLAPDGSQLPLPAVNTGQPGWYRDWLAMDPEVRGSMRTYTVREARLDAVYPEIDVDFAMHKDGPHNSGPAADWALKAKPGDALTIIGPNNRAAHCITAGTYSGIEWRPGLAQRILLAGDETAVPAISAILETLPPYMSGHALLEVPQAGDFLELQSPADIEITWLARGAVIGRSRPHGQLLQEAVRTAVPVPGWVGIKADGGGAGREPEDVNVDTDILWETPARLETGDIGAAGNPGMPAGAMPFYAWIAGEAAVIKDLRRYLVRDVGMDRKQVAFMGYWRQGKAEG, encoded by the coding sequence ATGAGTCTCGCCTTTGAGGTCACCGTTTCCTCCGTCCAGCAGCTCAGCCCCACCTTCCGCAGGATCACGTTCGGTGGCTACGCGCTGCGTGACTTCGGCGTCCAAGGCCACACCCTGGACCTCCGGATCAAGCTCCTGATTCCGTCCCTGGCCCCGGACGGCTCGCAGCTGCCGCTGCCGGCCGTCAACACCGGCCAGCCCGGCTGGTATCGGGATTGGCTGGCCATGGACCCGGAGGTGCGCGGCTCGATGCGGACCTACACCGTCCGTGAGGCGCGGCTGGACGCGGTGTATCCGGAGATCGACGTGGACTTTGCGATGCATAAGGACGGGCCGCACAACAGCGGGCCGGCCGCGGACTGGGCCCTGAAGGCCAAACCCGGTGACGCCCTCACCATCATCGGGCCCAACAACCGTGCCGCCCACTGCATCACTGCCGGGACATACTCCGGCATCGAATGGCGGCCCGGCCTGGCCCAGCGCATCCTCCTTGCCGGTGACGAAACCGCAGTCCCCGCCATCTCCGCCATCCTCGAAACCCTCCCGCCGTACATGAGCGGGCACGCCCTCCTGGAGGTTCCCCAGGCCGGCGACTTCCTTGAACTGCAGTCCCCGGCGGACATCGAGATCACGTGGCTTGCCCGCGGCGCCGTCATCGGCCGCTCCCGGCCGCACGGCCAGCTGCTGCAGGAGGCCGTACGCACAGCAGTCCCCGTGCCGGGCTGGGTGGGCATCAAAGCGGACGGCGGCGGCGCCGGCCGGGAGCCCGAAGACGTCAACGTGGACACGGACATCCTCTGGGAAACCCCCGCACGCCTCGAAACGGGGGACATCGGCGCCGCCGGCAACCCCGGAATGCCCGCCGGCGCCATGCCCTTCTACGCCTGGATCGCCGGCGAAGCCGCCGTCATCAAGGACCTGCGGCGCTACCTGGTGCGCGACGTGGGGATGGACCGGAAACAGGTGGCCTTCATGGGTTACTGGCGGCAGGGCAAAGCCGAAGGCTAA